Within Sorghum bicolor cultivar BTx623 chromosome 2, Sorghum_bicolor_NCBIv3, whole genome shotgun sequence, the genomic segment CCACCTCCCCTATCATTCTCCGCTGCCGTCGCCCGCCACCGTTGCTCTCCCTGCACCTGGCCGATGATCGAGACTCCGTTTGAACTTTGAAATGTAATAATTAGCAATTTTTCTTGAACCATaggaattttacaaaaaaaaaaaaaacttgcgaATGAAGATCCAAATATTCCTAATAACGTATAGAATTAACTTCAATGAAAGCTGGAGAAAATTAAAGAAACAAAGATCACCGGCTTGCCACCAATGACATCAAAAGCGTTTAGGCCTAATGCTTGTAGTGGACCGGCCTTGAGCTAGCTGCCATGTGATCGCTGATCCTTTCGGCAGTGATGAGCTAGCTATGCTACTTATTTTCACTGAAGCGATGATAATGAGGTGTCTCGCTGCCCACATTGCGGTGTACCACAAAACGAGTCTGACCTCGCTGTCCTTGCTGATGGCATCCTTACTTGCCATTTCCATTATtttgcaagacaaagttgatccaTGGTCATGGACAACTACTCCCGCGGAACAGTACAATCGGTTCAAATATTTCTATGATAGCTTTTGGATAAAGGTGGTGGTGCCTAATGTTGTCTAAAGCAACATGACGGACTTGACCCAAAGTTGATAAGAATCTGATCCATTTTGCCTTGATTAACCGGAACAAGACACTTGATAGGAACAGGTTTGGTTTCTACCTAAATGATGCACATGAAAGTTGTTTTTGCCAAACTCCATATCCTCAAATAGCTTCTCAAAGTTTGGCCAAATTTAGATTTGAAAATGAAGTATAGCGTCGAATAAAGCACTCGTCTAACTAATTCTTTTTCCCATCAAATAAAATATCCTTTTCAGTGGGTGGTGATTGTTATATAAGGGTCGACTCAGAGTTCTTTTAATGAACTAATCTAATTTTTCTAACAATATATATCTACTCTATCTCTAATTTAAAGAGCAAAAGGTTTCTTCGTCCTTTGTCTCTTACAACTGTCGGATGGAATTTGATGAACTCAATCTATTGTTCTTATATCCATACGAGCTAGAGCAACACGCATCTAGGCACACTATGGAGGCAAACAAATTGAAacgcatgatgacatgatcgcTAAATAAATCTCCAAGCCATAAGTCGTTCAGGTAACCACATAAAAAACTGAATGTCTCTTTGCAGCGCACGAGTATGTTTGTTGGTTATATTAAATGGAGAAAACTTCTTCGTCTAAATTTTGCTTGCTCCCTCTCTCCTGGTCCGCAGTGGCGAAGCTACGTTGTAGCTTGTGGGTGCAAATGCAcccataaaatttttaaaaatcaCTACTAAAATTAATTTTCACCATGGTTGTTGCTTATATTTTTGCATCTACAAAAGAAGCGCGCCACTCTCTAAATTGCTCTAGCTTTGTCACTGCTGATCCGTGTAACTATCCACTCCCTTGAGGTCCAAGAATAAGAGTTTTGGCCGGTTTTTATTAAGTGCAGTGGAACGTGATGAATTAAATATAAGGGTTCTAGCAGGTTTATTGTTTTGTTCATGTCAGACTCACGTCGCGTCCATACAAATCAACTACGGCACAATGTCCTATTTCATATTAGAGCGAATGATAGAAATTGTATATTCTGTTGAAGCACACGAAAATATTTGGTAATAATAAAAATTGTCATAAAATTGCTTAAAGCTCCTGATAATCAGCAGCTGGTAAATAATCATTAAAACGAGAAACGAAAGAAAAAAGAACTACGACGAGGTAGGAGGGTTCAGTATCATGATCCAATTATCCCCATCATGACATAGCCTTGTCCTTGATGATTCGAGATGTAATTCTAATTCTCATCATGTCATCGACTAGGTAACACAGAAAACAAACTTTTTTTCTCTCTGTCAATTGCACTGCAACCGTTGCTTTTTATGATGTGCAGTTGCGCACCCATATCACAACAGTACGCAAACATATGCCACTTCAAAATTCGAATCGACACCAATACTGACATGAGAAAAGAAAACACATCATTAACAAAACTGTAGAAATAGATCCAGTCATCCAGCGTCCAAAAAGTCCAGCTAGCTATAGATGCAGCCTAATAACTTTGCTGATCTAGCTACTCACCCCGAATTCCAAAATCACATCGCAGATTCGCAGTAGGGCTCATTGTCATAGCATATTCCTCAACAAACACACTGTTAACAAGCAGATGCACATTCACCGGTCCCAATTGCATTGTCTGCACGCTAACCCCGACATCCGCCTCTATTCCTGTCACCTCTAATCTCGTACGAGCAAATAAAAAACGCACTAGTAATAATCAATCTCTCCCCTGTAACCAAAGCTAGCTGCCGAATCTCTCTCGCTGATCTTGGCTGCTGCAGGGGAGGAGAGGTCGGACGCCAAGGACGGCGTGCAACGTGCAGCAacaatgaggccttgtttagttctcaaaaattttgcaaaatttttcagattctccgtcacatcgaatctttagacatacgcatggagtattaaatatagatgaaaataaaaactaattgcacagtttggtcgaaattgacgagacgaatcttttaagcctagttagtccataattggacaatatttgtcaaatacaaacgaaagtgttactattcttattttgcaattttttttaagtaaacATGGCCTGAGGCGCAGCGATGCACACCTCACAATGCCCGTCGTGTCGTCCTGCACCGCAATGCATGCTGGAGCAGCCTGGAGAGAGATGCAAACGTACGCAAAACCAGTACCACACATCATGGATCGATCGGTCTGTGTGTGAGCCTGTGTGATCACTTGGTGTTGGTGATCTACTCATCTCTCTCCCCCCACAGATTCACGCACCGTGGCGTGCCGGGGTGAAAAGGACCAAGACACCGTGCACACCGCCCCTTTTGGACCCTTTCCATGTGTCATGACACGGTCATATGGGCACCTTTTGGTTGCATCGCATGACATGTTCATGTGTGTGCTTGTACAGCTCCTCAAGATTCCCGATCATGATACCAGTGACACCTCTTTAATTATTAGATCAAgggtgatttttttaaaaaaaaaaatcggcAGAGTGATGAGCACCTTGTGTGTTCTCCCCGTTCTTGCCTCGCCGCCCGGCAGGCCTCTATATATAGGCCCCCGGTCTCACCACATCGCTTCACACAAGCTCCATCGATCCATCCCACTCTCAGCTGATCGCTCACTCTTTCAGCTCGATCAGTCttagctctagctctagctagcCAGCTAGCCAATCCTTCGTGTAGTCGTCATCAGCCTTCTCATCGTCACCAATGGCCACCGCCGAGGTAGCTCAGCTCGATCGATCCTAGTCTttgattcatatatatatatatatatatatatatatatatatatatatatatatatatatatatatatatatatatatgcacggATCACGCTTTTGGATCTTTGTTCCGATCGAATACCTGTGAATACTGTCTTCTTCTTTCTCATCGATCGGGCGATCGCCTGCTCGTCTTTGATGAGATAGCGATGGACGACGATCCTGCGTTAACAATGGAGGAAGCTAAGATGTTTAACGATCTGTACGCGCCGTGCACATGTGCAGGTCCAGACCCCGACCGTGGTGGCGACCGAGGAAGCGCCGGTGGTGGAGACCCCGGCGCCGGCCGTCGTGCCCGAGGAGgctgcccccgcccccgccgagGCTGAGCCGGCCGTGCCAGAGGAGGCTGCCCCCGCCGAGGAGGCCAAGGTGGTGGAGGAGCCAGCTGCCCCGGCGGAGCCCGAGCCTGTCGCCGCTGAGCCTGAGGCCGAGCCTGCCGCCGCGGAGCCGGAGGCGGCACCTGCTGCGGCCGCGGCGGAAGAAGAGGCGCCAAAGGAGGCGGAGCCGGCCGCGGTCGAGGAGGTcaaggaggaggaggctgcgGCGCCCGCTGCCGAGACAGAGCCGGCGGCCGCCGAGCCCgaggctgctgctcctgctcctgctgctgccgaGGAGCCCGCCGCGGCCGAGCCGGCCGCCGAGGAGCCCGAGAAGGCCAGCGAGTGAGGCCTCCTCGGCGGCGGCCAAGGGATCGGAGTGAGATGGCTCATCGTGCGCGCGTACATGCCACGGGCTTTTGCTGTTGAGTACGCTACGGTTACTGGCGTTTCTCTACGTACCTAGCAGTGGCTGTGCGCGTGGACTGTCCGGTGCGGACTGCGAGTGACGTGGGCTAAATAAAGTGAGGGTCGTGTTCGTGTGGCGGGGGGAAGTGGGGCCCGGTGTCAGTGGCGCGGTGCCCCATGGCCTGCCACTGCAGCTTGTGTGTCTTTTGTGTTGTGTTGGTTCCTGTTCTGTGTTCTCTGTCTATCTATGCTCATGTATGTAATGGCAGTTTGGGTATGATGAGTATCAAGCATGTCTGCATTCTCGTCTTCTTTGGTTATTGCGTTTCTCCTTTGTGTGGTATGAATATTATGATTGtgatatttttctttatatatatagatagagccAGTTGTTCATCGGCAAACCTGCAAGGTTGCAATGCTTTGTGTAAGTGCAGCAGTTCAGAAATCAGAACGCCGGATCCGCCAGAACGAGTGACTAGTGAGCCTGTTCTGTCAATGGTCTTCATCACCCGGCAGCCGCTTCGGTGCCGACTTGCTATCTTTGCCGACGTCTGGTACTTGGTAGGATCGAGCATGGCCTATGGCGATTTGCTAAGGACATACACGTGCTCCATGGTGGTCCATGATGGCATTCAGTAACGTGCTTCCAGTCCAGCGGCTGCGGTGCGGAACGCGCAAAACATACGGAGCGAAGACGAAGAGGTGTCCAATGCACCAGCGTTCAGTTCAACTGGACATGCATATGACTGATTTCAGATCCCAAAAAATAAATGGATGTGATTCAGAATTCCAGAACACAACCAAGAAACGGTTGTCATTCAGAATTTCAGTTTCAGATTCCCAGCGTCGGGCAGGGAAGCCTTGGTCCATCCATTCCTCAAAAAAGATCTGCCATGGTTCACATGAGCTTCAGTCCCAAGCAAAACACGTATGactccttgtttagtttaaaaaaaaggGTTTGAGTACTATagtaattttgtttgtatttggtaattattatccaaacATGGCCTAACTAAGGTCAAAAGACTCGTAtcgtaaattacaaacaaactatataatttgttatttttttatctaccatATATgcatctaaaaattcgatgtgatggagaatctttaaaaaatttggGAACTAGACAAGGCCTCTTCTGAAATTTCTGCCATGGTTCATATGAGCTTCAGTCCCAAGCAAAACACGTCTAA encodes:
- the LOC8064840 gene encoding induced stolen tip protein TUB8; translation: MATAEVQTPTVVATEEAPVVETPAPAVVPEEAAPAPAEAEPAVPEEAAPAEEAKVVEEPAAPAEPEPVAAEPEAEPAAAEPEAAPAAAAAEEEAPKEAEPAAVEEVKEEEAAAPAAETEPAAAEPEAAAPAPAAAEEPAAAEPAAEEPEKASE